TGCAAACGCTTTTGACCTATATATATCCTTagacacaaaaaaaatgtaatcttACCCTTCTGACATAACACTTCTATATAGGCCACCCCCTGCAACTCTGAAGGTATAGATACTTTGAGAGCACTGCTTGGTTTTATAGGAGCTGTAACACCTGGCAAAGGACTACTAGGAGGGCTATTTGGCTTCTCATCATCTTCTGCCTTTGTtacctaaattttatttttgtaaatcgAACCATACAATAAGTTAACTTAAACAGTGATTCACCTCAAAAGTCCCAGTTTGTAAATACTTAGAACCAGCAGTCCTAtagcttaaatctccaataATGGTGTTAGACACTTTTTTCAGTCTCCAATTTTGTCTGAGCCTCAACAGTTCTATGTGGAAATCCAGAGTTGTGCGGTTTCTGACTGCCTCATTCTGCGaggttttcagtttttctgcACCAGCCAGTAACACATTGGAGGctcctaaaaataaacatacctaacattaataaaataacttacAAAGAAAACATGTGGTTACCAGCAAGAGCTTTTTTCCGAGCATAAATCTGCACCATAGTTTTTGTTTCTAAAGCTTCCTGCTGCACAGGGTCTAAGACCATATATCTCTTGTCTTTGGCAATTGCCAATACATCAGCCAAGACACAAACCTCTTGATGAGCATTTTTCAGCTTATTTCTCACGGAGTCCCATGGCCAGAGCGACGAGTGAAAGGCATCTTTGCTGTCAGTATCTGACTTAGAATCCTCCATGCTTTCCTCTCGTTTAACCTCAACATCAGAGGTTTTGCTGAAGTCGATTTTCTGGGCATATTTCGCTAAGCTCTCCGACAAAGTCAGAGGTCTAAAGTACAGCATTTCatgtgtataaaaataaaggctAGAATAAAAAAGAGCTTACGGTTGATAAAGTTCAATACCGTCGTAGGTTATTTCTTGAATTTGGTTTTCAATTGGGGCCTCGACTGAGATGTTTACTCCATTGAAAGACATGATGTGTTTTGGGGCCTACTAATTAGAACTAATaaggtttattaatttatacaattttgaatttttaactttatccacaaaatgttacaataaaaacaataacagtGAACATCTAACCTCTAATGTCAGTAACGTCAATGTCAGTCAAAAAGACAACTGAAGTTTATATTATGAGGTCTATGCAAGGGAActcaattttttatgtataatatacaataaataacGTCACAACCGTATACCACACAAGTTCATCAACTGAACAACTTGTCAATGTCAAGTATTTCTattatcaacaaaataaataaatcaatttcataattaaaaattaaaataattgatgCTGTAATTTACTCTACATTTGatttctgtaaaaaaacacataacCTAGCTGTAGAGTATTTGAAGTTGATTAAACAGTTCGAGTATTTTAGGGTTCATTCAGATTGACAAGATAAGAAATACTGTACTAACCCCTTCAAATATCGCTATACTAATGTATTGATGAGTAGACGAGTTCTGGGAGTTGTGCAAAAGACATATATCccttataaattataattaacttGAATTAATGATTAGACGCCACAGGCACAAGTAAATTTTGCAGTCAACATGTCTAACAGTGAGCTTCGGAGGAGGAAAGTAAGCATCTATGTACATAATATCAAATAACCTCTGAAAAAACCTTTCTATATAAGTTTAACTGAATACAACCATTTGCTGACTATGGACATTTTTCAGAGCACATTCTtatgttttaatataatttaacattaTATATGTTATTAAATCAGTTGTACCATTCATTGCAGGTCAAAGAACACAATGAAAAGACCACAGGCAAGAAACGTAGGACCAAAAAGTCTGACAGTAATTCCATTCATACATCATTACTTTGCCTCATTATAAGTGCTACAGTTTTGACTACTTTTGTAggtaagtttaaaaaaatgtctggTACATTTCTGCTCATCTAGGatcaattaattgtttaaaatataacCTGTTTAGGATCTAGTCTTTGATTTAAGATCCAACCAATCTGAATAAGCTTCAATCATATTCCACCTGTTCcttctaaattatattattccAATTTTAACTTGCAAGAAATATCTGATTTTAACACTTTTGACAAGATAGAAGCTAACTTTCAAGCCACTTTCATAAGCAATAGATGATCTCAGTAATAGTAGTTAATCTcaactgaataattaatgAGTTAACTTCACTTTAAACTTCATAAATCTTAAGTGTTCTATATTAAATCATCAATCATAAAGGGGTATCAACCTcccttattatttaaaaataaacaatgaaaaaataacttttttcagtGCTTTATACGGATCAAATCCCATGGTTTTTGGgcaataaaattatagatGATTTAGCCAGGCGCTTTCTTGGTTACTATAAGCCAGTTCATGCCATTGTTATTGACGCGGGCAGTACTGGATCTCGAGTATTAGCCTATACTTTtcataaatcatattttggtaagtaataatttttataacaaaaagtaATGTTTTAGTGCCGTTTTTAATGATTCCATTATAGGGGATAATTTAGTGTTGGACAAAGAATTATTTGAGTTTAATAAGCCTGGTCTATCCTCCTTTGCCAGTGAACCAGATAAGGTAAATATTCATAAAGTTGTTGACATAATTTATATATGATGACAAATGATGCTTTTCATTTATTGCTGCAAGTCATGCCTTGATATCAAATCAGTTAAGATAAATTTATGGATTTCATAGAATTGTGAAACTGACTGAGatttatttcataatattGCAATTAGGCAGCAGCAAAAATTGCAGAACTTTTGGAATTGGCCAAAAAAGAAATTCCCAAAGAATATTGGGGAAAAACTCCTTTAGTGCTCAAAGCTACTGCAGGCCTAAGGATATTACCCCAGGAGCAAGCTGACAATATATTAAATGCTTTGCAAgagttatttaataaaaccccTTTCATAACTGATGAAAACTCTATTGAGATCATGAATGGTACTGATGAAGGAATATTTTCTTGGTTTACAGTGAATTTCTTATTAAGTAGGCATATTATCCTTAAAACCATTGCATTGAAATGCATGAGCAACCATTTTAgataaattgcatttaaatcCTGAAAAAACAGTAGCTGCTTTAGACTTAGGTGGAGGCTCCACGCAAGTAACCTTTGCAGCATTAACTCCCTCTAGTCTTAAAGAGACCGAGAGCGTTCATGAGGCAGTGACACCTATAGGAAAAACTCCAGTTTTTACTCACAGCTATTTGGGTTTAGGCCTCAAAGCCGCTCGAAAAGCTGTAATTTCTCATCAAAATGGAGACGCACTGAATGTGACATGTGATTGTGTTAATACTGTAGTCAAAGATCATAAGTTTCACTATcatggtaagtttttttttggttgatatttattattaaacccAATTCTTGGTATTACTCTTATAAGAAGGACTGGGTCATCATTAATCCTTATTTTACatacaaaatatgtttaaatcaaatttattattttaaaattgtaccAAATTAACCAAATTCAAGATTTCTTACTTCCTAATGCAATTTAATCAAATGTGTCTatggtttttaatatattttttccagtttaaatttatttactttttccaAGATTTTATATTCTATTCTATTGTTTCTTTGAATACAGGAAGTGATTACTTTGTCAGTGGTCCTCAAGACgattttctgacttttcaaaaagtgAGTGATGAATCGACTGTAGAAGAAATTCCTATAGTAAACTTTGCCAAATgctcaaaaataattgaagaataCATTCATGTGATATCAAGCCAAAGGAAGCCCCCAGAAGAGCTTCCCTTAAAGAGCATATTTGcttttagttattattatgACAAAGCTAGTCAAGTTGggttaattgatttttctaaaGGGGGACAAGTAAAggtataattatttaatattatgagGTATCAAAGCATATTTCATAGTACATTTATCAGGTTGAAGACTTTAAAAAGCAAGCTCAAAGAGTCTGCCATGAAGCCAATATTGAGCAACCATTCATATGCATGGATATAACATTTATTTGGTTGTTGCTGGAGAAAGGGTTTGGACTTAGTCTGGACACCAATATTTATGTAcaagttttgattttatgaTGTTGAATGAACaactaataatattttttgcagCTCTACAAGAAAATATTGGGACACGAAATTAGTTGGGCTTTAGGGGCTGCTTATGATGAATTAAGAAAGGCCAACGTCGTTTAGGTCTGTAAATTAGCAGCCCTAGTGccttattttaaacttttgcaattttcaagtAAACCACTGATTGAGGTATCAGCACAGAAAAGACACATAATTTTCCGTACTTTTATAGCACAAACTACAGAGTGTggatatttgtaaatattccAGGGATTTGTAATAGTAAGCTTTTAtaaaatagaagatttattttctttgggaaataggttaaaattttaaacaattaccTAGGAGTAGATAGAAAGAATGTAAAGTAAGTAATGAAGTTACAAAATGGAATTATaatataaagtaataaaatgaacaaatttaatactttattttgttaccttacaaatttttctattgtgTAATATTATTACTTTATATTCATCACACCTACTTCTATGCAAGAACTAAAAATTCCAGACTTACAAATTATAAACACTTATGGTGGGCGGGCGGTAATTCAATGCGGGCATTTAATTTACGTTGGGCTGTGTAATTAATTCCAATTAGTTTGTTTTTGATAATACTTGTATagcgttattttaaataataagttttaataaattatcaattagTGAAAAATGTAAAGCATGGTGTTGAGGGAAAATAAATGGGGTAAAGTGTGCATTATATATACATTATATAATATCCTTCCTGTCAAGCCTTCGTCCTGTTATGAAGAGTTACGTGTTAAGTTTAATAACGTAGGTAATAacttaattagtttttatgaCCGTGGaatgacttctcaaatttcttCCACTCCTGATCCTTTTGGAGCATAACGCAAGAAAGGCAACATCAAGATTCAAGTAATTGTCATTACAGTCATTGAAGATGAAGGCCAATGAAGCCCTTTGGAATTCTCAGACCcatgaaattctaaatatgatttttaacCTTATAGCAATCATAGCATGaagctgataaatttaattcagcATTATTTACAGCGTTTTGGCGGGTTCTTggatttttgtatatttatcgTAACAGACTACGCACTCTCGTTTTGTTCCAGAATCTCTGCGATTATTTTATGCTactacaaattttaaagcaactCTGTTCACAATTATTTCTGTTGATTATCACGGAAGTTATCCTTCATCATAACATCAAGAATTTCTCTGCATTTGCTTTATGTTAGTctccttttaaaaattttaaaatcaatcgGTGTctggttttgtttttattatttaaataacgcaATTTCTGGGTGGAAAGAGCCAGAAAGTCTCTAAAAGTGGCGAATGCCATCGCGATAAGAACCCACGTGACTTGTCACCCAATATATTGAACAATACATGAAAATCAAATAGTTGAATTTTATACAGACATCATAATGATTGAAATAACTTTTAcgattgttattttttcctgATTGTTACTcagatgttaaaaaaataaatatttttgttcttgTTCATATGAGGCATTTTATCGAAAACGGTAAGAGATATGGACGAGTAGTTATGTgttaattacttaaaatttgacgttaatacgaaaatgaacaaatatacaaggtgtgcTACTGTAGTAACAAAGCGGGACggtaaatgtgaaaaaaacaGGTTCCTGTCAGTCACCGTTGCTGACCGCTTCAAAACAACTTATAAATCGGATTTTCCACGGCATTACTCAACCTTGTTTGTCAGTCTCGGTCGAAGGTGCGTTCGCAAGTCAAAGTGATacgaaacaatttttaatcaggTATAGAGACAAGTCTGAAACCTCCCAGCCGCTTAGCTTTTCGATAAGGCAAGCGTTGAGTATTGCGAATATGCCTCGGTATTGATCGTTTATCTACGGTTTGCTGTCCTCTCTGGTCTCTCTCTAGCCGGCAGTGTCTTCTTTTCAATCTTCCATTACAAAAACGAGACGAAATATCCTCGCTGCAGCgaaaataattgtgaaaaatcCGTCGAGTCTTGATCTACTGCTTCGAATTTGGTAACTAAATATCTGATCTACGAATAGAAAGTCTCCGTTTACCATTTTATACAAAGTTTAGCTGCGAATATCCGACATCAAATACCTTCCACACCGTTTGATTTCTTTCACAATCCGACGCCATGACGCCTTGCCGCCTTTA
This portion of the Euwallacea fornicatus isolate EFF26 chromosome 13, ASM4011564v1, whole genome shotgun sequence genome encodes:
- the NTPase gene encoding ectonucleoside triphosphate diphosphohydrolase 5; this translates as MSNSELRRRKVKEHNEKTTGKKRRTKKSDSNSIHTSLLCLIISATVLTTFVVLYTDQIPWFLGNKIIDDLARRFLGYYKPVHAIVIDAGSTGSRVLAYTFHKSYFGDNLVLDKELFEFNKPGLSSFASEPDKAAAKIAELLELAKKEIPKEYWGKTPLVLKATAGLRILPQEQADNILNALQELFNKTPFITDENSIEIMNGTDEGIFSWFTVNFLLNKLHLNPEKTVAALDLGGGSTQVTFAALTPSSLKETESVHEAVTPIGKTPVFTHSYLGLGLKAARKAVISHQNGDALNVTCDCVNTVVKDHKFHYHGSDYFVSGPQDDFLTFQKVSDESTVEEIPIVNFAKCSKIIEEYIHVISSQRKPPEELPLKSIFAFSYYYDKASQVGLIDFSKGGQVKVEDFKKQAQRVCHEANIEQPFICMDITFIWLLLEKGFGLSLDTNIYLYKKILGHEISWALGAAYDELRKANVV